The proteins below come from a single Mustela nigripes isolate SB6536 chromosome 14, MUSNIG.SB6536, whole genome shotgun sequence genomic window:
- the TAS1R1 gene encoding taste receptor type 1 member 1 isoform X1 → MSLLAAHLVSRLLSLSCCWALSCHDTELSPDFSLTGDYLLAGLFPVHSHCPGVRRRPTVTVCDRPNSFNGHGYHLFQAMRFGVEEINNSTALLPNVTLGYQLYDVCSESANVYATLNVLSVLGTHHIEVRANPAHYSPAALAVIGPDTTSHAATTAALLSPFLVPLVSYEASSRMLGVKRYYPSFLRTIPSDEHQVEVLVLLLQRFGWVWISLVGSDGDYGQLGVQALEELAPQQGICIAFKDIIPFSAYPGSERMQAMMLHLARARTTVVVVFSSRQLARVFFESVVLTNLTAKVWIASEDWAISRHISSVPGIWGIGTVLGVAIQQRLVPGLKEFEEAHVRAAKGAYGPCSEGSWCSSNQLCRECWGFTAQQMPKLSTFSMSSAYNVFRAVYAVAHGLHQLLDCASGACSRDKVYPWQLLEQIRKVNFLLQEDNVMFNNKGDPLSSYDIIAWDWSGSKWTFRVIGSSTGPPVQLDINKTKIRWHGKDNQVPKSVCSSDCLEGHQRVIVGFYHCCFECVPCEAGTFLNKSDLHSCQPCGKEEWAPEGSETCFPRTVVFLTWHEPISWVLLAANTLLLVLVTGTAGLFAWHLETPVVRSAGGRLCFFMLGSLAGGSCGLYGFFGEPTLPTCLLRQGLFALCFAIFLSCLTIRSFQLVFIFKFSAKVPTFYHAWVRNHGPSLFVVTSSVAQLLICLTWLAVWTPRPTREYQRFPQLVVLDCTEANSVGFLLAFAYNGLLSLGAFACSYLGKDLPENYNEAKCVTFSLLLNFVAWIGFFTTASVYQGKYLPAVHVLAALSSLSGGFGGYFLPKCYVILRRPDLNSAEHFQASIQDYTRRCGST, encoded by the exons ATGTCACTCCTGGCAGCTCACCTGGTCAGCCGgttgctctccctctcctgctgctgggcCCTCAGCTGCCACGACACAGAACTGTCTCCTGACTTCAGCCTCACCGGGGATTACCTCCTCGCAGGTCTGTTCCCTGTGCACTCTCACTGTCCGGGGGTGAGACGCAGGCCCACGGTGACTGTCTGTGACAG ACCCAACAGCTTCAACGGCCATGGCTACCACCTCTTCCAGGCCATGCGCTTTGGCGTTGAGGAGATCAACAACTCCACGGCCCTGTTGCCCAACGTCACCTTGGGGTACCAGCTGTACGACGTGTGCTCCGAGTCGGCCAACGTGTATGCCACACTAAATGTGCTCTCCGTGCTGGGGACGCATCACATAGAGGTCCGGGCAAACCCCGCCCACTACTCCCCTGCCGCGCTGGCAGTGATTGGGCCTGACACCACCAGCCACGCTGCCACCACCGCAGCCCTGCTGAGCCCCTTTCTGGTGCCCCTG GTCAGCTACGAGGCCAGCAGTAGGATGCTCGGAGTGAAGCGGTATTACCCGTCGTTTCTGCGCACCATCCCcagtgatgagcaccaggtggaggtcctggtgctgctgctgcagaGGTTTGGGTGGGTCTGGATCTCGCTGGTGGGCAGCGACGGCGACTATGGGCAGCTGGGGGTGCAAGCACTGGAGGAGCTGGCCCCCCAGCAGGGCATCTGCATTGCCTTCAAGGATATCATACCCTTCTCTGCCTACCCGGGGAGTGAGAGGATGCAGGCCATGATGCTTCACCTGGCCCGAGCGAGGACCACCGTGGTGGTCGTCTTCTCCAGCAGGCAGCTGGCCAGGGTGTTCTTTGAGTCCGTGGTGCTGACCAACCTCACCGCCAAGGTGTGGATCGCCTCCGAGGACTGGGCCATCTCCAGACACATCAGCAGCGTGCCCGGGATCTGGGGCATTGGCACGGTGCTGGGTGTGGCCATCCAGCAAAGGCTTGTCCCTGGCCTGAAGGAGTTTGAAGAGGCTCATGTCCGGGCAGCTAAGGGGGCCTATGGACCTTGCTCCGAGGGCTCCTGGTGTAGCAGCAACCAACTGTGCAGGGAGTGCTGGGGTTTCACGGCACAGCAGATGCCCAAACTCAGCACGTTCTCCATGAGCTCTGCCTACAACGTCTTTCGGGCTGTCTATGCAGTGGCGCATGGCCTGCACCAGCTCCTGGACTGTGCCTCTGGAGCCTGTTCCAGGGACAAGGTCTATCCCTGGCAG CTTCTGGAACAGATCCGCAAAGTTAATTTCCTTCTACAAGAGGATAATGTGATGTTTAATAACAAAGGGGATCCTCTCAGCAGCTATGATATAATTGCCTGGGACTGGAGTGGCTCCAAGTGGACCTTCAGGGTCATTGGCTCCTCCACGGGGCCTCCAGTTCAGCTGgacataaataaaaccaaaatccgGTGGCACGGAAAGGACAACCAG GTGCCTAAGTCCGTGTGCTCCAGCGACTGTCTGGAAGGGCACCAGCGGGTCATTGTGGGTTTCTACCACTGCTGCTTTGAGTGTGTGCCTTGTGAGGCCGGGACCTTCCTCAACAAGAGTG ACCTCCACAGCTGCCAGCCTTGTGGGAAAGAAGAATGGGCACCTGAGGGAAGTGAAACCTGCTTCCCACGCACCGTGGTGTTCTTGACTTGGCATGAACCTATCTCTTGGGTGCTGCTGGCAGCTAATACCCTGCTCCTGGTGCTGGTGACTGGGACTGCTGGCCTGTTTGCCTGGCATTTAGAGACCCCCGTGGTGAGGTCAGCTGGGGGCAGGCTGTGCTTCttcatgctgggctccctggcaGGGGGCAGCTGCGGGCTCTATGGCTTCTTCGGGGAGCCTACCCTGCCCACGTGCTTGCTGCGCCAAGGCCTCTTTGCCCTCTGTTTTGCCATCTTCCTGTCCTGCCTGACAATCCGCTCCTTCCAACTGGTCTTTATCTTCAAGTTTTCTGCCAAGGTACCCACCTTCTACCACGCCTGGGTCCGAAACCATGGTCCCAGCCTATTTGTGGTCACCAGCTCAGTGGCCCAGCTGCTCATCTGTCTGACTTGGCTTGCGGTGTGGACCCCGCGGCCCACCAGGGAGTACCAGCGCTTCCCTCAGCTGGTGGTGCTGGACTGCACAGAGGCCAACTCAGTGGGCTTCCTGTTGGCTTTCGCCTACAACGGCCTCCTGTCCCTCGGCGCCTTTGCCTGCAGCTACCTGGGCAAGGACCTGCCAGAGAACTACAATGAGGCCAAATGCGTCACCTTCAGCCTGCTCCTCAACTTCGTGGCCTGGATCGGCTTCTTCACCACGGCCAGCGTCTACCAGGGCAAGTATCTGCCCGCGGTCCACGTGCTGGCGGCGCTGAGCAGCCTGAGCGGTGGCTTCGGCGGTTATTTCCTCCCCAAGTGCTACGTGATCCTGCGCCGCCCCGATCTCAACAGCGCCGAGCACTTCCAGGCCTCCATCCAGGACTACACGCGGCGCTGCGGCTCCACCTGA
- the TAS1R1 gene encoding taste receptor type 1 member 1 isoform X2 yields the protein MSLLAAHLVSRLLSLSCCWALSCHDTELSPDFSLTGDYLLAGLFPVHSHCPGVRRRPTVTVCDSFNGHGYHLFQAMRFGVEEINNSTALLPNVTLGYQLYDVCSESANVYATLNVLSVLGTHHIEVRANPAHYSPAALAVIGPDTTSHAATTAALLSPFLASSRMLGVKRYYPSFLRTIPSDEHQVEVLVLLLQRFGWVWISLVGSDGDYGQLGVQALEELAPQQGICIAFKDIIPFSAYPGSERMQAMMLHLARARTTVVVVFSSRQLARVFFESVVLTNLTAKVWIASEDWAISRHISSVPGIWGIGTVLGVAIQQRLVPGLKEFEEAHVRAAKGAYGPCSEGSWCSSNQLCRECWGFTAQQMPKLSTFSMSSAYNVFRAVYAVAHGLHQLLDCASGACSRDKVYPWQIRKVNFLLQEDNVMFNNKGDPLSSYDIIAWDWSGSKWTFRVIGSSTGPPVQLDINKTKIRWHGKDNQSVCSSDCLEGHQRVIVGFYHCCFECVPCEAGPCGKEEWAPEGSETCFPRTVVFLTWHEPISWVLLAANTLLLVLVTGTAGLFAWHLETPVVRSAGGRLCFFMLGSLAGGSCGLYGFFGEPTLPTCLLRQGLFALCFAIFLSCLTIRSFQLVFIFKFSAKVPTFYHAWVRNHGPSLFVVTSSVAQLLICLTWLAVWTPRPTREYQRFPQLVVLDCTEANSVGFLLAFAYNGLLSLGAFACSYLGKDLPENYNEAKCVTFSLLLNFVAWIGFFTTASVYQGKYLPAVHVLAALSSLSGGFGGYFLPKCYVILRRPDLNSAEHFQASIQDYTRRCGST from the exons ATGTCACTCCTGGCAGCTCACCTGGTCAGCCGgttgctctccctctcctgctgctgggcCCTCAGCTGCCACGACACAGAACTGTCTCCTGACTTCAGCCTCACCGGGGATTACCTCCTCGCAGGTCTGTTCCCTGTGCACTCTCACTGTCCGGGGGTGAGACGCAGGCCCACGGTGACTGTCTGTGACAG CTTCAACGGCCATGGCTACCACCTCTTCCAGGCCATGCGCTTTGGCGTTGAGGAGATCAACAACTCCACGGCCCTGTTGCCCAACGTCACCTTGGGGTACCAGCTGTACGACGTGTGCTCCGAGTCGGCCAACGTGTATGCCACACTAAATGTGCTCTCCGTGCTGGGGACGCATCACATAGAGGTCCGGGCAAACCCCGCCCACTACTCCCCTGCCGCGCTGGCAGTGATTGGGCCTGACACCACCAGCCACGCTGCCACCACCGCAGCCCTGCTGAGCCCCTTTCTG GCCAGCAGTAGGATGCTCGGAGTGAAGCGGTATTACCCGTCGTTTCTGCGCACCATCCCcagtgatgagcaccaggtggaggtcctggtgctgctgctgcagaGGTTTGGGTGGGTCTGGATCTCGCTGGTGGGCAGCGACGGCGACTATGGGCAGCTGGGGGTGCAAGCACTGGAGGAGCTGGCCCCCCAGCAGGGCATCTGCATTGCCTTCAAGGATATCATACCCTTCTCTGCCTACCCGGGGAGTGAGAGGATGCAGGCCATGATGCTTCACCTGGCCCGAGCGAGGACCACCGTGGTGGTCGTCTTCTCCAGCAGGCAGCTGGCCAGGGTGTTCTTTGAGTCCGTGGTGCTGACCAACCTCACCGCCAAGGTGTGGATCGCCTCCGAGGACTGGGCCATCTCCAGACACATCAGCAGCGTGCCCGGGATCTGGGGCATTGGCACGGTGCTGGGTGTGGCCATCCAGCAAAGGCTTGTCCCTGGCCTGAAGGAGTTTGAAGAGGCTCATGTCCGGGCAGCTAAGGGGGCCTATGGACCTTGCTCCGAGGGCTCCTGGTGTAGCAGCAACCAACTGTGCAGGGAGTGCTGGGGTTTCACGGCACAGCAGATGCCCAAACTCAGCACGTTCTCCATGAGCTCTGCCTACAACGTCTTTCGGGCTGTCTATGCAGTGGCGCATGGCCTGCACCAGCTCCTGGACTGTGCCTCTGGAGCCTGTTCCAGGGACAAGGTCTATCCCTGGCAG ATCCGCAAAGTTAATTTCCTTCTACAAGAGGATAATGTGATGTTTAATAACAAAGGGGATCCTCTCAGCAGCTATGATATAATTGCCTGGGACTGGAGTGGCTCCAAGTGGACCTTCAGGGTCATTGGCTCCTCCACGGGGCCTCCAGTTCAGCTGgacataaataaaaccaaaatccgGTGGCACGGAAAGGACAACCAG TCCGTGTGCTCCAGCGACTGTCTGGAAGGGCACCAGCGGGTCATTGTGGGTTTCTACCACTGCTGCTTTGAGTGTGTGCCTTGTGAGGCCGG GCCTTGTGGGAAAGAAGAATGGGCACCTGAGGGAAGTGAAACCTGCTTCCCACGCACCGTGGTGTTCTTGACTTGGCATGAACCTATCTCTTGGGTGCTGCTGGCAGCTAATACCCTGCTCCTGGTGCTGGTGACTGGGACTGCTGGCCTGTTTGCCTGGCATTTAGAGACCCCCGTGGTGAGGTCAGCTGGGGGCAGGCTGTGCTTCttcatgctgggctccctggcaGGGGGCAGCTGCGGGCTCTATGGCTTCTTCGGGGAGCCTACCCTGCCCACGTGCTTGCTGCGCCAAGGCCTCTTTGCCCTCTGTTTTGCCATCTTCCTGTCCTGCCTGACAATCCGCTCCTTCCAACTGGTCTTTATCTTCAAGTTTTCTGCCAAGGTACCCACCTTCTACCACGCCTGGGTCCGAAACCATGGTCCCAGCCTATTTGTGGTCACCAGCTCAGTGGCCCAGCTGCTCATCTGTCTGACTTGGCTTGCGGTGTGGACCCCGCGGCCCACCAGGGAGTACCAGCGCTTCCCTCAGCTGGTGGTGCTGGACTGCACAGAGGCCAACTCAGTGGGCTTCCTGTTGGCTTTCGCCTACAACGGCCTCCTGTCCCTCGGCGCCTTTGCCTGCAGCTACCTGGGCAAGGACCTGCCAGAGAACTACAATGAGGCCAAATGCGTCACCTTCAGCCTGCTCCTCAACTTCGTGGCCTGGATCGGCTTCTTCACCACGGCCAGCGTCTACCAGGGCAAGTATCTGCCCGCGGTCCACGTGCTGGCGGCGCTGAGCAGCCTGAGCGGTGGCTTCGGCGGTTATTTCCTCCCCAAGTGCTACGTGATCCTGCGCCGCCCCGATCTCAACAGCGCCGAGCACTTCCAGGCCTCCATCCAGGACTACACGCGGCGCTGCGGCTCCACCTGA